One Corythoichthys intestinalis isolate RoL2023-P3 chromosome 9, ASM3026506v1, whole genome shotgun sequence DNA window includes the following coding sequences:
- the LOC130921364 gene encoding LIM domain and actin-binding protein 1-like isoform X2, protein MKNFNRWRKSSSSGTLSTPGTPFKISIKSRRSVIRDSAKKPASTLKGMLGFDGASSSQRSSNLSALKKRWEQAGNGGHQDRTPFISGPINSQSTNPALARSTSVGEQPQPNPQPQAEPPPPTPKTTAAWQPPQEDPLSAPAADLFLTPPVADPQAEEQKGMDKDVPTNNEPPEQLEEQVPTSPCASCEKPRVQLNNLKKKFEKADDTPVKSTRPTLLSASSDDMTYVCDRVLEKSSLREKLAKYSAAVSKLSNTKSPVTPEVLPSKISIAVIQKVTPGPECNGDNNSELPKPSKKFFPPAKETCVACNKTVYPLERLSALQHIYHKSCFRCSHCSTKLSLGNFASLHGNVYCKPHFSQLFKAKGNYDEGFGHRPHKELWTVRKDGDDGEEVAIRSKEPIAAARSRSESGESMLSTGEELSPTVKVTDLAANLESRMKKPVDGTEKPAESRRLRIAWPPPAGEPQRSPTVEGAGEGAASGRAWRAKWPPEDDSTSLSSSSHSAELKSLRRSSSLRERSRPFTMSAAADTERSPGAKEPRQPRRPLKALQEWRASLEKKNVTQERMQGKKVELKKQHIASDKANKSKGAEEEEGVESEYQRDQPAQGESTAAEERSLSISSDASASPSPPAHPKEKRAPHDVGFWEDDKDQSDAEELTPEAIIKRNRCYDYDD, encoded by the exons ATGAAGAACTTTAACAGATGGAGAAAAAGTAGCTCATCCGGGACATTATCCACACCTGGAACTCCCTTTAAAATTAGTATTAAGTCGAGAAGAAGTGTGATCAGGGACTCTGCCAAGAAGCCCGCATCAACATTAAAAGGAATGCTG GGCTTTGACGGAGCATCCTCCTCCCAGCGCTCAAGTAACCTGAGTGCTCTGAAGAAGCGCTGGGAGCAAGCAGGGAACGGCGGTCATCAGGACAGGACGCCATTCATCTCAGGGCCCATAAACAGTCAGAGCACAAACCCTGCCCTGGCCAGATCAACTTCTGTCGGTGAGCAGCCTCAGCCCAACCCTCAGCCCCAGGCCGAGCCcccgccccccacccccaagACCACGGCGGCCTGGCAGCCTCCTCAGGAAGATCCGCTGAGCGCACCCGCCGCCGATCTGTTCCTCACGCCCCCGGTTGCTGATCCGCAAGCAGAAGAACAAAAAGGGATGGACAAAGATGTGCCGACAAACAACGAACCGCCCGAACAACTTGAAGAACAAGTTCCGACTAGTCCTTGTGCCTCGTGTGAAAAGCCCAGAGTGCAACTAAACAACCTGAAGAAGAAGTTTGAGAAAGCGGACGACACCCCCGTAAAG AGTACCAGGCCCACTCTCCTAAGTGCTTCATCAGATGATATGACCTatg TGTGTGACCGGGTGTTGGAAAAGTCATCACTGAGGGAGAAGCTGGCCAAATATTCTGCTGCAGTGTCCAAACTAAGCAACACAAAatcg CCTGTGACGCCAGAGGTGCTGCCCTCCAAAATATCAATAGCTGTAATTCAGAAAGTCACACCTGGACCCGAGTGCAATG GGGATAACAACAGTGAACTCCCCAAGCCATCCAAG AAGTTCTTCCCTCCTGCCAAGGAGACGTGTGTCGCTTGTAACAAGACTGTGTACCCTCTGGAGCGACTGTCGGCTCTTCAGCACATCTACCACAAGAGTTGCTTCCGCTGCTCCCATTGCAGCACAAAGCTCAG CTTGGGTAACTTTGCCTCCCTGCACGGCAACGTGTACTGCAAGCCTCATTTCAGCCAGCTATTTAAAGCCAAGGGCAACTACGACGAAGGCTTCGGTCATCGGCCTCACAAGGAGCTGTGGACGGTCCGCAAGGACGGAGATGATGGCGAAGAGGTGGCGATAAGGTCTAAAGAACCAATAGCGGCAGCAAGGAGCAGAAGCGAGTCGGGAGAGAGCATGTTGTCCACCGGGGAGGAATTGTCGCCGACAGTCAAAGTCACCGACCTCGCCGCCAACCTAGAATCGAGGATGAAAAAACCCGTTGACGGCACGGAGAAGCCGGCCGAGTCCCGTAGGTTAAGGATCGCCTGGCCGCCTCCCGCCGGAGAGCCCCAGCGCAGCCCGACCGTGGAAGGAGCCGGAGAGGGGGCGGCCTCGGGACGAGCCTGGAGGGCAAAGTGGCCGCCGGAGGACGATTCGACATCTTTGTCTTCATCGTCCCACAGCGCTGAGCTGAAGAGCCTGAGGAGGAGCTCCTCACTTCGGGAGCGCAGTCGACCTTTCACCATGAGTGCCGCGGCCGACACCGAACGCAGTCCCGGTGCCAAGGAGCCACGGCAGCCACGCCGGCCGCTCAAGGCCTTGCAGGAATGGAGAGCGtccctggagaaaaaaaatgtaactcaaGAGAGAATGCAGGGCAAGAAAGTAGAGCTGAAGAAGCAGCACATCGCTAGCGACAAGGCCAACAAAAGCAAAGGggcagaggaggaggagggcgtGGAGAGCGAGTACCAACGAGACCAACCCGCTCAGGGAGAAAGCACGGCGGCGGAGGAGCGCTCGCTGAGCATCTCTTCCGACGCGTCGGCATCCCCCTCGCCGCCCGCGCACCCTAAAGAGAAGCGGGCACCGCACGACGTGGGCTTCTGGGAGGACGACAAAGACCAGAGCGACGCTGAAGAGTTGACGCCCGAGGCCATCATCAAGAGAAACCGTTGCTATGACTACGACGACTGA
- the LOC130921364 gene encoding LIM domain and actin-binding protein 1-like isoform X1, whose protein sequence is MESAPFSRNSWVTQSLRVTAKELSLVGGRGRGNAIAERFSKYQRAAEELNANKTKGGFDGASSSQRSSNLSALKKRWEQAGNGGHQDRTPFISGPINSQSTNPALARSTSVGEQPQPNPQPQAEPPPPTPKTTAAWQPPQEDPLSAPAADLFLTPPVADPQAEEQKGMDKDVPTNNEPPEQLEEQVPTSPCASCEKPRVQLNNLKKKFEKADDTPVKSTRPTLLSASSDDMTYVCDRVLEKSSLREKLAKYSAAVSKLSNTKSPVTPEVLPSKISIAVIQKVTPGPECNGDNNSELPKPSKKFFPPAKETCVACNKTVYPLERLSALQHIYHKSCFRCSHCSTKLSLGNFASLHGNVYCKPHFSQLFKAKGNYDEGFGHRPHKELWTVRKDGDDGEEVAIRSKEPIAAARSRSESGESMLSTGEELSPTVKVTDLAANLESRMKKPVDGTEKPAESRRLRIAWPPPAGEPQRSPTVEGAGEGAASGRAWRAKWPPEDDSTSLSSSSHSAELKSLRRSSSLRERSRPFTMSAAADTERSPGAKEPRQPRRPLKALQEWRASLEKKNVTQERMQGKKVELKKQHIASDKANKSKGAEEEEGVESEYQRDQPAQGESTAAEERSLSISSDASASPSPPAHPKEKRAPHDVGFWEDDKDQSDAEELTPEAIIKRNRCYDYDD, encoded by the exons GGCTTTGACGGAGCATCCTCCTCCCAGCGCTCAAGTAACCTGAGTGCTCTGAAGAAGCGCTGGGAGCAAGCAGGGAACGGCGGTCATCAGGACAGGACGCCATTCATCTCAGGGCCCATAAACAGTCAGAGCACAAACCCTGCCCTGGCCAGATCAACTTCTGTCGGTGAGCAGCCTCAGCCCAACCCTCAGCCCCAGGCCGAGCCcccgccccccacccccaagACCACGGCGGCCTGGCAGCCTCCTCAGGAAGATCCGCTGAGCGCACCCGCCGCCGATCTGTTCCTCACGCCCCCGGTTGCTGATCCGCAAGCAGAAGAACAAAAAGGGATGGACAAAGATGTGCCGACAAACAACGAACCGCCCGAACAACTTGAAGAACAAGTTCCGACTAGTCCTTGTGCCTCGTGTGAAAAGCCCAGAGTGCAACTAAACAACCTGAAGAAGAAGTTTGAGAAAGCGGACGACACCCCCGTAAAG AGTACCAGGCCCACTCTCCTAAGTGCTTCATCAGATGATATGACCTatg TGTGTGACCGGGTGTTGGAAAAGTCATCACTGAGGGAGAAGCTGGCCAAATATTCTGCTGCAGTGTCCAAACTAAGCAACACAAAatcg CCTGTGACGCCAGAGGTGCTGCCCTCCAAAATATCAATAGCTGTAATTCAGAAAGTCACACCTGGACCCGAGTGCAATG GGGATAACAACAGTGAACTCCCCAAGCCATCCAAG AAGTTCTTCCCTCCTGCCAAGGAGACGTGTGTCGCTTGTAACAAGACTGTGTACCCTCTGGAGCGACTGTCGGCTCTTCAGCACATCTACCACAAGAGTTGCTTCCGCTGCTCCCATTGCAGCACAAAGCTCAG CTTGGGTAACTTTGCCTCCCTGCACGGCAACGTGTACTGCAAGCCTCATTTCAGCCAGCTATTTAAAGCCAAGGGCAACTACGACGAAGGCTTCGGTCATCGGCCTCACAAGGAGCTGTGGACGGTCCGCAAGGACGGAGATGATGGCGAAGAGGTGGCGATAAGGTCTAAAGAACCAATAGCGGCAGCAAGGAGCAGAAGCGAGTCGGGAGAGAGCATGTTGTCCACCGGGGAGGAATTGTCGCCGACAGTCAAAGTCACCGACCTCGCCGCCAACCTAGAATCGAGGATGAAAAAACCCGTTGACGGCACGGAGAAGCCGGCCGAGTCCCGTAGGTTAAGGATCGCCTGGCCGCCTCCCGCCGGAGAGCCCCAGCGCAGCCCGACCGTGGAAGGAGCCGGAGAGGGGGCGGCCTCGGGACGAGCCTGGAGGGCAAAGTGGCCGCCGGAGGACGATTCGACATCTTTGTCTTCATCGTCCCACAGCGCTGAGCTGAAGAGCCTGAGGAGGAGCTCCTCACTTCGGGAGCGCAGTCGACCTTTCACCATGAGTGCCGCGGCCGACACCGAACGCAGTCCCGGTGCCAAGGAGCCACGGCAGCCACGCCGGCCGCTCAAGGCCTTGCAGGAATGGAGAGCGtccctggagaaaaaaaatgtaactcaaGAGAGAATGCAGGGCAAGAAAGTAGAGCTGAAGAAGCAGCACATCGCTAGCGACAAGGCCAACAAAAGCAAAGGggcagaggaggaggagggcgtGGAGAGCGAGTACCAACGAGACCAACCCGCTCAGGGAGAAAGCACGGCGGCGGAGGAGCGCTCGCTGAGCATCTCTTCCGACGCGTCGGCATCCCCCTCGCCGCCCGCGCACCCTAAAGAGAAGCGGGCACCGCACGACGTGGGCTTCTGGGAGGACGACAAAGACCAGAGCGACGCTGAAGAGTTGACGCCCGAGGCCATCATCAAGAGAAACCGTTGCTATGACTACGACGACTGA